Proteins encoded in a region of the Diospyros lotus cultivar Yz01 chromosome 9, ASM1463336v1, whole genome shotgun sequence genome:
- the LOC127810094 gene encoding probable inactive receptor kinase RLK902, producing MLSQFLLHHLFTLSFSLFLLLSAADSDLAALLHLRSAVGGRTRRWNTSHTTPCSWFGVTCDNTGRVTTLRLPGSTLSGEIPPNTIGNLTRLRYLSLRSNSLSGSLPSDLSSCTELEKLILQRNQFSGEIPTEFNRLTKLKTLYLENNNLDGSIPEINSLSKLQKFNASYNKLNGSIPSTLSKFSESSFLGNDLCGRPLSPCTDNNGNNLSTGEIAGIVIGSVVGLILILVVSIVIWRKYSAETTPRQVVMAPSSVPSPVKPAGSEFGSPRPMLVKEYSGLRNGYSGRAGGRDNELVFFGDGAVEFTLEALLTASAEVVGKGTFGSTYIAYLGPDVEAAVPVVVKRLKNVYPSRGEFEDEVEALGELAHENLLPLKAYYYGKQERLLLFDPMPMGSLDALLHGRDRAGAPSWEIRIRIALGAARGVEYLHSLGPNSSHGNIKSANILLADQYTARVSEYGINRLVSLNLALNLNGYCAPEVTDSRDVSPAADVYSFGVLLLELLTGKAPTDAIWNDDGFDLPAWVQSVIEERGFFEVFDEELLRFRSRNGVQMAELLHLGIRCSSRQPYNRPAMAEVARRIDEIYRFGIVE from the exons ATGctctctcaatttcttcttcatcatcttttcACCCTATCATTCtccctcttccttcttctctccGCCGCCGATTCTGACCTCGCCGCCCTCCTCCACCTCCGCTCCGCTGTGGGCGGCAGAACCCGCCGCTGGAACACCTCCCACACGACTCCCTGTTCCTGGTTCGGCGTCACCTGCGACAACACCGGCCGGGTCACCACGCTCCGTCTCCCTGGCTCCACCCTCTCTGGAGAAATCCCCCCCAACACCATCGGGAACCTGACCCGCCTCCGATACCTCAGCCTCCGATCCAACTCGCTCTCCGGCTCGCTGCCCTCCGACTTGAGCTCATGCACGGAGCTGGAAAAACTCATCTTGCAGAGGAACCAATTCTCCGGCGAGATACCGACGGAATTCAACCGTCTAACCAAGCTGAAAACTTTATACTTGGAAAACAATAACCTCGACGGGTCAATACCCGAAATCAACTCCCTCTCGAAGCTCCAGAAGTTCAACGCTTCTTACAATAAATTGAACGGTTCAATTCCGTCAACTTTGAGCAAATTCTCCGAGAGTTCCTTTCTGGGCAATGATCTGTGCGGTAGGCCACTTTCTCCTTGTACTGACAACAATGGAAATAATTTATCCACAGGAGAAATTGCCGGAATTGTAATTGGGTCAGTTGTTGGGTTGATTCTGATTCTCGTAGTCTCGATCGttatttggagaaaatatagTGCCGAGACAACTCCCCGGCAAGTTGTCATGGCCCCGTCGTCGGTTCCGTCACCGGTAAAGCCAGCAGGCTCCGAATTCGGTAGCCCGAGACCCATGTTAGTTAAAGAATATAGCGGGTTGAGAAATGGCTACTCGGGTCGGGCGGGCGGCAGGGATAATGAGTTGGTGTTCTTTGGTGATGGGGCGGTGGAATTTACTCTAGAGGCCTTGTTGACGGCTTCAGCTGAGGTGGTGGGGAAGGGCACGTTTGGGAGTACATACATAGCATACTTGGGCCCTGACGTTGAGGCTGCTGTCCCGGTGGTCGTGAAAAG GCTTAAGAATGTCTACCCTTCTCGGGGAGAGTTTGAAGACGAGGTTGAGGCCTTGGGAGAGTTGGCTCATGAGAATTTGCTGCCCCTGAAAGCATACTACTACGGCAAGCAGGAGAGGCTGCTGCTCTTTGATCCCATGCCCATGGGAAGCTTAGACGCCCTCTTGCACGGCCGAGACAGGGCGGGGGCGCCGAGCTGGGAAATTAGGATCAGAATCGCTCTGGGAGCCGCCCGCGGCGTCGAGTATCTCCACTCCCTCGGCCCCAACTCCTCCCACGGCAACATCAAGTCGGCCAACATTCTCCTCGCCGATCAATACACCGCCCGCGTTTCAGAATACGGCATCAACCGGCTCGTTTCTTTGAATTTGGCTCTCAACCTCAATGGCTACTGCGCGCCGGAGGTGACGGATTCCCGAGATGTTTCGCCGGCGGCCGACGTCTACAGCTTCGGCGTTTTGCTCCTGGAGCTGCTCACCGGCAAGGCTCCGACGGACGCCATCTGGAACGACGACGGATTTGACCTCCCCGCCTGGGTCCAATCGGTGATTGAGGAAAGGGGTTTTTTTGAGGTGTTTGATGAGGAGCTTCTGAGGTTTCGGAGCCGGAACGGGGTGCAGATGGCGGAGCTGTTGCATCTTGGAATTCGCTGCAGTTCACGGCAGCCGTACAACCGGCCGGCGATGGCGGAGGTGGCCCGGCGAATCGACGAAATCTATCGGTTCGGAATCGTCGAGTGA